A segment of the Hemicordylus capensis ecotype Gifberg chromosome 6, rHemCap1.1.pri, whole genome shotgun sequence genome:
agtggattctctgctttttgttcctgctttcctgattgaggaaaagagaagagaattttttttcacccccccttcctgctgctgagagaatcactgcctgtgcctgctatctgtgagaatcaatttgggtacaaaatgatttgtacctgaatctacctgtttgggagatttgtggacaaaataaatcGCCCCAGTGCTAGCTGGCCAAGATTCTTTTCAGTCCCCGAGCAGCATTACTATTTTGATCTTCACCTGCCCAAAGTCCCAAAAATCCAGGTTTAGATACACTTAGTTCAACACTTGCATCATACTTCAGTATTCTGCTTGATTAATTTAGGTGGGAAAGTCAAATGGTTAATTTGGGTGGGAAAGTCCCTGTCCATCATATTTTTCTGGTCTGTTCAGTCATGGCTTCTTTTGATAAGGCCTTCTTAAGAGCTTGCCATGCTCCTGTCCTCTCTCTGATATCCCTTGGTCCTTTTCACATAttttgttcaacacacatacagtagtacacttcctagctgtaccctgcatttgtgggggcctctacccaggttcacttttgaaatgaatgcttgtacagtcattcacacaaaaacatgcatacagacacctgtacCACACAATAAGGCTGTTCCCTTGATTATTATCAGGCTAGGAGAAGCCTTCTACCTTAGTctgagagctgtgcatgctcccaatatttgaccatatgttagataaaagcaaggtcTTATGAGGGGAGCCTGCtcgtctgtcaagccccagcaccgTTTGACAAGCACAGCCTATTCAGATTCCATCCACAGCTttggaatgaggtaggaggaacaaCTCTTCTACCCAGCTGGGCCTTTTCAGACAAGCAAGCTCCCCATCTCCAACCTTGTgtttatctaacacacaatcaaatatcagcagcacacacagctcccaaactagggtaggcgGTGTCTCTTACCCCAATAataatcatgagaacagccctacgaTATGAACATGGCCCAAATTTTCATAACTTCTTCAATAATGATCTTCTtcttccctccagagagggagagaaacttaATTTGTTGTTTAAATCAAAAGCCTTAATAATCATATGAATGCAAGAGATAATGCAAATATGGTGCCATACACCATAGAACCCCACCACCTGCTTAGGCCTGGAGGTCCCCAGGCAATCAGCAGTGATGGTCCCAACTGGCCCCAAAGGCAACCTCATGTCTCCATTCTATTTCTAATTTTAGAACCCCCCAAGGTCTTTCCCCTGTGGCACCAACATTGTAGTTAAGACTACATTTGGATCAGTTATTCATTATTTAAGTCTACTGAAGATTTCTCGTGATCAAGCTTCTTTGGTTCGTGAGAAGGGTGTCATCAGTAAGACCCAATTTGTTTTGCCTTGTACCATCAGATGTATGGAACATCTGGACTCTGCTGGCTTTTGGATGAGATATTTTTACAGTAAGactatatatttttctttaataGAAGGGGAATTCAGTTTCTACATGTTCAGTATATAAAGGGTGAATCAACATATATTTTCCGTCTTAAAAGAAGATGGAGGCATAGAACACCAAACTCCATTGACCTCCCAGGTAGACTTGTTATTTCTAGCTCCTAACAGCACAATCCGGTCGAGATATAAGATGCTGCTATAAGGAGAcagcagaccaatggtccatctagctcaatactatcTATCCTGACTCTAAGCAGATTCTCAGGTAAAGGACATGCATTATTCAGCTCCTTGAAATCCTTTATCTGGAGATATCAAGGGACTGAACCGGCATGCAAAAGgtgttgagccctttctcatggatcatgagaaggggcgggggaggaagcctcaaaaagcttaactCCTCTGCAGATGATCCTCGTTGTTGATCTGGGCATGGAGATCACACACAAAtgcatgcagctgcctcctcagctgcctcctcaggcagcatggccacatgcagctgcctcctcaggcagcatggagggtcatGGGCCAGAAGTTCATCCCCCTGGCCcccagaattcccataatgcaccatgtgagtgtgtggtgaaTTATGGAGATTCCCCCAATgctggctgggagccctgcagcagccaggagcaagcagccggggctggcagactaacaaattgggctaagggagtgctagctcccttaaccccgtttatGAGGGCGGATGGTGTGATGGGTTTATCTCTGAGGTGCCACCGGAATCAGGTTCTTAAGCACAGGCaggaccaggcttggctttcttagcccagtttttcctgcATATGAGAAGAGCCTTGTTATCTACCACTGAGCAACTGTAtccaatagaccagttgtaatcAAGGTGGTGTGGTTAAGACTGAGGGCAGAGAAGTTAAAACCCAGTTCTTTCTCTGGCATTTGGGAAGAGCTGGCATGTTCTGTGCTCCTTATCAGGAACCCTTCTCCTCCCCATTGACCATGAAATACAGCTGAGACACTTAGGACTTCACCGTATCTATAGCCTGACAAGGTGAGAGATTGGGAAAGGAACTGAAAGAGGGGCACACTGATAAATGTACATCAATGCAACAAGCCCCTGTTTATCATTACTGATGCCTCTAGTTTGCCTTCCAGTAGTTGACAGAGCAGTAATTTTGTGTGATCTGTTATTCCTTTCCTGCCAACTCTAGGGCAGAAATCTTTCTCTATGCAGTGGTCTATCTACTACTGAATTTtgtttccaacagcagctgggaagcGTAAAAACAAAGCATGATggcctgacctagatggaccactTATCTGACAAAGCATAAAGAAGCTTTGACATAGAACTGCCCTTCCACACTGTCATCTgaccacagtggctgacatccagactaagctactGAATAGTACTATACAGGAGTTACTGTAAAGGACTACTTGATTTCATTAGAGCTACTCAGGAATAAGGAATAATATAGTACACCAGATAATGATAAATAGATATTGAAAAGACCATGAATTTGCCTCTATGAACTTGACTGGAGATCTGTCGAAGTTTGACTAAGCACTGTTGGACTCATGGAAACACAGAACCAGTCATCCATTAAAGACTTCATCTTGCTAGGCTTATCAAACTCCCCTGGACATCAAGGAATCATCTTTTGGGGATTCACTTTCATCTATTCAACAGCTTTGGTAGCCAACTTCCTCTTTATCCTCACCATAAGCAGCTGCAGCAAACTCCACACCCCGATGTATTTCCTGCTCATCAATTTGTCCATAGCAAACATGTTCTGCATCTCAGTGACAATTCCTAAGATGCTTCAGGCTACTTTGTCTCCGAGGAAGACCATCTCCTTTTCTGGCTGTATGGCACAAGTCTGCCTTTTCTTATGGGCTTTGGGAACAGAGCTCTTGCTCCTCTCGTTTATGGCCTTTGATCGCTATGCTGCCATCTGCCACCCTTTGCAGTACACTATCATCATGAGGAGGGAAGTGTGTGTTGGGGTAGTAGCTGCAGTATGGGTGACTGGGATGGTTAATTCGGCAGTTCACACCGGACTTGTACTCCagctttccttctgcaactccaggGTCATCAACCACTTCTTCTGCAATCTGCCTCCATTGCTGGCACTCTCTTGCTCAGACATCAGCCTCAATGAAATCATGGCATATGTATCTGATGCTTTCATCTCCATGGGTAGCTGTACATTGACTTTAACATCATATGTACTCATTTTGATAACCATCAGCAGAATCCAGTCTGCTGAGGGGAAAAAGAAAGCCTTCTCCACTTGTTCTTCTCACCTCCTGGTGGTCATCTTTTACTTTTCCACCATCATCTACACATACATCAGGCCCACCTCATCCTCTTCTCTAGAAGAGGACAAGGTACTTGCTATCCTGTATACAGTGGTGACCCCAGTGCTCAATCCTGTCATATATTCCCTGAGAAATCAagatgttaaggaggccctgaaGAGGCTCACAGGTAGATTCATACCAAGAGCTAGCCTGGTGTATGGTTAGAGTGCAAGATTTTGAGTGGGGattcccaagttcaaatccccattcagccatgaaactccctggggtCAATCGCTTTTCCTCAGTCTCCCTCATAGGATAAAATGCAAGAGagcaatgtatgtatgtatgtatggatttgatttgatttgatttgatttctatatcactcttccaaaaatggctcaaggtggtttacattaaaataatcagGTAGAgaggcaataaataaatagatgtctGCTAACCCACACAAGTGGGATGTGATCTAGTACCGGGACACATTCAGGTTCAGTATGCAAGAAATTATCAGTTGCTGAGTCAGCTAGCATCTGCTTGGTGAGTAAAACATATCTGCAATGCAAATATAAACTTGTTTGACTACTTTGACTTTCCCTCAAAGAATTCACAGAACTGTAGCTTCACGAGGTTGCTGATAATTCCTTCATGGTGATCCTAGGCCTCTCatagaactacacttcccagaatcCCTTGACTGAGAGCCATCAGGTTTGAAACAGGTTTATGTTTGGGGGCTGTAGACATCAGATTTTCAGGTTCACTATAAATCTGCAGTATAGCATGTTAGGAAACTTAGAACTATGAAGTAGGAAGGAACTATGGCCCAAAAGGTGGGGGCAAGTAATTTCTCCCTAAAGCAACCTACACAATCCAGATCACAGCACAAGCAGGACACACTGAAAAAAGGTGCCTGGTATCCCGCAACATTTTACAAATGGAAACAGTAACACACTTGTGTACTTTTGTAGCATTCAAATATCACAGCCTGAGCCCgccattcaccaccaccactttttaatCTGTTGTATTTGCTGGTTTTGCACTGGCTTCTGAATCAATTGTATTCATAAACTGGCCACAAGTtttcttaaaaatattttttgtttttgcaccCCACTTTTCAGCTATTGGGGGTTTAGATCTTTTAAAACATCTGTGTATTTAACAGTATGTTTAATCTCAAATGGATGTGGCTGTATTTATAATAGGACAGATGCAATTTAAATTCAGGGCATTTACTATCTGGATTAGGGGTGTGCGTGGATCGGTAGTTGTGGTTTGATCTGAATTAAAACCAAATATGACCCGAACCATAGGTCCCTGGACCGGTTTAGTTGAACCCACAGGCTGGGCTGGTTGGGTCGGTGAACCGGCTCAAACCTGTCTGAAGCTTTTCAAAATCGAACCACTCGAACCGACCCAGTTTGTGACAGACCAGTTTGCAATCAAACTGGTACATGCACACCAGACTCCACTAATCTGATTGTTCCTGATAAAtagtggggcgattctcatgaccaacaaaaattgggctaggagagcctagcc
Coding sequences within it:
- the LOC128330900 gene encoding olfactory receptor 13G1-like, with translation METQNQSSIKDFILLGLSNSPGHQGIIFWGFTFIYSTALVANFLFILTISSCSKLHTPMYFLLINLSIANMFCISVTIPKMLQATLSPRKTISFSGCMAQVCLFLWALGTELLLLSFMAFDRYAAICHPLQYTIIMRREVCVGVVAAVWVTGMVNSAVHTGLVLQLSFCNSRVINHFFCNLPPLLALSCSDISLNEIMAYVSDAFISMGSCTLTLTSYVLILITISRIQSAEGKKKAFSTCSSHLLVVIFYFSTIIYTYIRPTSSSSLEEDKVLAILYTVVTPVLNPVIYSLRNQDVKEALKRLTGRFIPRASLVYG